The DNA region GAGGGCAAGCGTACCTTGCATCTATCCAAAATGATAATGCAAAAGATTCAAGAGAAAGAAGCCGATATACATACGAAAATCTCCGATGAGGGCTCCCTAAAAATCGAAGAGATTGATCCAAAAGTGAAAGAAATGTATGAAGGAGTGCGAGATGTACTGAAACGTTATCGTAGCGGCAAAATCCCAAAGGCCTTCAAAATTATACCGAAACTAAGGAATTGGGAGCAAATTCTATTTATTACAGAGCCACATAATTGGACGGCAGCTGCCATGTTTCAGGGTACACGAATCTTTTGTTCGGTTCTCTCGCAGGCAATGGCTCAGCGTTTCtataatttagttttattgcCTCGTATTCGTGATGATCTATGCGAGTACAAGAAGCTCAATATGCATCTATATAATGCTCTGAAGCGGGCTCTCTTCAAACCAGCTGCCTTCATGAAGGGCATTATTCTGCCCTTGCTCGAGGCCGGTGATTGTAATCTCCGCGAGGCCATTATCTTTGGCAGTGTGGTGGCACGAAGTTCCATACCTGTGCTTCATTCCTCTGCCTGTTTATTAAAAATCTGTGAGATGAGTTATTCGGGCGCGAATTCAATATTTATACGTTACTTTCTTGACAAGCGTTATGCTCTGCCATATCGTGTCGTCGATGCGGCTGTCTTTCATTTTCTACGTTTCGAGACCGACAGACGTGAATTGCCAGTACTATGGCATCAGAGTTTGCTAACATTTTCCCAGAGATACAAGAATGATATATCTTCCGAGCAAAAAGAGGCCCTGCTGCAGCTAATAAAGTaagttgatgatgatgacatcATTCTGATTATTAAATACCTAATTAACCTTTTATAAATTGCAGAAAGAAATCTCATCCGAAAATTACACCAGATATTAGACGAGAATTGCAATCCGCCCATTGCCGGGATGTCGAAATGATGGAGACCGATAACAATAAGGCCCAGGAGCCCATACAAATGTACACAGATGCCGATGTGGGCTATGAGGGTTAAGAAACTATAGATTCAAGAGTTCATTATAGAAATGTTatgtaaatacaaaaaaaaaaatatacttatTTGCTTATATAGTTATTCTCTTTAATCAACATAGACTTTGATTCACCATGTAACTAAACTTGTATCTCAGCCCAAGTAAATcctttatttcaattttgattATTCACTTGGAGTCTAGATCGATCCATCGGATACATTTTTGTTATCTTTgtcattaaaaacaaataaattgctggaattttcaaattgtttaatatcAAAGGAAGAGGAATGgtttgaaaagaaaagagaaaagtaAACAATTGTTTTTACAGCTTTTGcagaatttcaattttaattgtaataattcttaaatattttcatgtttttatttttgtggttttttttttttgtttgcttaattATTTTTCTGTAACTAAAAATGTTTCTAAAAAGTGGCATTTtcgttacttttttttgtttgtttgtttttgtttttttatattttttttagtctCTATGTATTGTTTCGTTAATCTCACTccaacattttgttttgtttttgttttttagttttaagggcatacatatatatgtgtatatatatattaactaCTGTGGACCATTTTcgtatttgttttctttttattataaagcaaagcaaaatgtttttcgttttttttggtGATTCACACAAATAAAATTAGGCAATTCAAAGAACAAATATTTAGATTACTCATTGGTCCGAAAGTGTTTTGAAAGGTTGTTGTTAGGTTTtacttttgtgtgtgtgtgtgtgtgttttttaaattttaattataacatttgttttgatttccatttgtttttgtgttttggttAAATATAGTATATGGTTCCGCAACCTAATTAACAATAATTAAACGATATGTAAGACCATTTTGAATGGCATTTTCATGTTTAtctctttttcattttctcatttttctaaggtttcgtttttgtcttcaaaatttttgtactGAAACTAATTTAAAGAGGTTTTAGGAAAGGGAGGATGGGATAGGGGGGATAACTACtaaattgttgttgtcgttgttttcgatgttgatttaaatataatataataataacaaaaaaaaaatgaattcataATGGGAATTATCGTTGATCCCAAAAACTGATATGCcgtttgatttgattttcaaaaagCTACAACCATTGAACAAGG from Drosophila willistoni isolate 14030-0811.24 chromosome XL unlocalized genomic scaffold, UCI_dwil_1.1 Seg141, whole genome shotgun sequence includes:
- the LOC6649308 gene encoding bystin, which gives rise to MGKPKKANVATIKNVSLEKQITEGKVSKSKKDKVKLRTEESPNIDAKSSQKILAAAKLQQLELDEENFPSLVTPRKVNFNLSDGHQAGDVEEDVNETDFMADLGMDDEDVAAFERFQQHSTDSHEGKRTLHLSKMIMQKIQEKEADIHTKISDEGSLKIEEIDPKVKEMYEGVRDVLKRYRSGKIPKAFKIIPKLRNWEQILFITEPHNWTAAAMFQGTRIFCSVLSQAMAQRFYNLVLLPRIRDDLCEYKKLNMHLYNALKRALFKPAAFMKGIILPLLEAGDCNLREAIIFGSVVARSSIPVLHSSACLLKICEMSYSGANSIFIRYFLDKRYALPYRVVDAAVFHFLRFETDRRELPVLWHQSLLTFSQRYKNDISSEQKEALLQLIKKKSHPKITPDIRRELQSAHCRDVEMMETDNNKAQEPIQMYTDADVGYEG